CGCCGCCAGCATCTGGTCCGACAACAGCCCCGCCGCGAGCGCCAGCGCGAGCGCGCCCAGCACCCACCGCCCCGTCCACGTCCGCCACCCCCGCAGGTCCAGCGCGGCCAGCAGCGGCAGCGCGGCCGCCCACCCCGCGGACACCCCGAGGGCCATGCAGACAAACGCGGCGGGGACGCACGCCGCCGCCGTCACGGCGGCGCGCACCGTGTCCAGGCGTTCCCGAAGGATGGGGGACATTTCCGTCATGCGCCCATTCTATCCAAGTCCCCCGCCCAAGACAACACGCCGCCCGGGCCGCCGCGCCCCCCTGTGCGGGGAAGCGGGCGGTTAGAGCTTCCTGACCTTCATGTTGCGGAACCAGATGGGCGCGCCGGCGTGCTTGCCCTGAAGGCCGATCTTCCCCTTGGTGGCCAGGGCGCTCAGGGGGCCGCCGAGCCATTCGGGGGCGTCGGACCCGTCGGGGTTCTTCTTGGCGTCGGTCCACTTGGCCATGTCCATCGAGGCGACATGCTCGCCGTTGAGCACCACTTCCACCTGCTTCCCCCAGCAGTAGATGGTGAAGCGGTTCCATTCCCCGTGGGGCTTGACGGCCCGCTTCGCGGGGGCCAAGCGCCCGAAGACGCCGCCGCAGGTCCAGTTCGGGGCCACGTCGGCCCACTTGTCGGCGTAGTCGTCGAGAATCTGCACCTCGATGCAGCTCGTGATCCACTGGTCCATGTCGCTGCAGTACAGGAAGACCCCGCTGTTCGCCGCCTCGGAGTTCTTGAACTCCAGGTCGAGGGCGAAGTTCTCATAGTCCGCCCGGGTCCAGATTGCCTCGTCCTTCGTGGCCGTCAGGACGCCGTC
This region of Candidatus Hydrogenedentota bacterium genomic DNA includes:
- a CDS encoding DUF1080 domain-containing protein, translated to MAKKTVFCLGALVAGMIAVAAWAAEAPKHPESTADWKDLFAKDLSDAVYPKGVWSWEDGVLTATKDEAIWTRADYENFALDLEFKNSEAANSGVFLYCSDMDQWITSCIEVQILDDYADKWADVAPNWTCGGVFGRLAPAKRAVKPHGEWNRFTIYCWGKQVEVVLNGEHVASMDMAKWTDAKKNPDGSDAPEWLGGPLSALATKGKIGLQGKHAGAPIWFRNMKVRKL